The DNA window TCCCGCCGACGGCTACTTCGTAGGCCCCACGGTGTTTACCGATGTGAAACCCGATGCGGCGATCGCCCAAGAAGAAATCTTTGGCCCGGTTCTAGCCGTGATCAAAGCCCAAGACTTCGACGATGCCCTGCGCATCGCCAACGATACCGACTACGGCTTAACGGGCGGACTCTACTCCCGCACTCCCTCCCACATTGAGCGGGTGCAAAACGAGTTTGCCGTCGGCAACCTCTACATTAATCGAGGGATTACGGGGGCGATCGTCTCTCGCCAGCCCTTCGGCGGCTTCAAGATGTCGGGCGTTGGTTCTAAAGCGGGCGGCCCAGACTACCTGCTGCAATTTCTAGAACCTCGCCACGTTAGCGAAAACGTCCAGCGCCAGGGCTTTGCTCCGATTGAAGGTGTAGATTAAATCCTGTAGCAGAGCCGCTCTTCGGGTTTTATTAAGAACCCGAAGAGCGGTTTACAAAAAGGGTTTTCCTCACCGGAGGTATCAGCGATGGGCTGTAACCCCGATGCCTCCTGAATATATCGCTGTGTTGCGATCGCACCACAGCACCAGTTAACCGCACCTTATCTCCAGCCCTAGGCTCAGTGTCGCAGGCCATCGACACAAAGTTGCGGCATGGATGCAATGGTGCACGCAAGGCACAGCCTGCCCTGCCGCTGACATAGCAAAGCGTTTCATGGATATAGTGAAACAGCATCCTGCCCTGCCCTAACGAGCAGGTATTCACCTGGCTCAAACTATGGGTTAATGGCAGGGTCAACCCTGTGTCTTGCACTTTAAGAATTAGCTATGACTGAAGCAACTAATCCCAGAGTATTTTTTGACATCACCATTGGCGGCACTCCCGCAGGCCGCATTGTTATGGAGCTGCGTACCGATGTCACTCCCAAAACCGCCGAAAACTTCCGCGCCCTATGCACTGGCGAAAAAGGCATGGGTACCTCCGGTGTGCCGCTGCACTTCAAAGGCTCTAGCTTTCACCGCGTCATTCCTGAATTCATGTGTCAGGGCGGCGACTTTACTCGCGGCAACGGCACCGGTGGCGAGTCGATCTACGGCATGAAATTTGCTGACGAAAACTTTACTCTCAAGCACACCACCCCTGGGCTCCTGAGTATGGCCAATGCTGGCCCTAACACCAACGGGTCACAATTCTTTTTAACCACCGTGGCCACCCCCTGGCTCGACGGCAAGCACGTGGTCTTTGGCAGCGTGGTCGAAGGCATGGATGTGGTCAGCACCATAGAGCAAGTCGGTAGTCGTAGCGGACAAACCTCTGAGCCCGTCGTAATCGCCGACTGCGGCCAATTGTAAGCAGGCGCTAATCGTCGGGCGGAAACCGTAGACCAAGCTCGCCGGTTTCGCTAATCATAACGCTGCCACCGAGGGCTTCAATTCGGTCAATGGCTTTTTGGCGAGTCGCATCGTCAAAGGCATTGGCCAAAACACTGGCCCAGGCATTGACCTGGGCCTGCTTGCTCAGGGGGTTATTGGCCAAAAAATCGGCTGTACGCTGAGAGTTTTCTGCAATTATTGGGGCCTCTGCTTCGGGTGATTGCCGTCCCCACTCTGCAGCGGTTTGAAAAGATTGTTGAGCCGCCTTCCCGTCACCCAGATAGAGCAGCTCATCTACACCGCGATAGCGCCAGATATAAAACCCGTCAAATGGCACCGTTGGGGTCAACCGCTTTAGCCCCTGGGCGGTAATCGCAACGCTTTGCTCCGGCTGGGCGGCGAAATTGCTAGTGCTGCCCGACAAAAACAGATAAAACATTCGGTAATACGGGTCTTTAGGGATAACAACCCGAAAGAACTCTGGGCTTAGGTCGTAACCCGTTTTAGCTCGAGCTTCATCGTCGCCAAAGTACTGCAAAAATCGCAGAAAAAACCAGTCAGCCGCCAGATTGTCAAACCCAAAGGTGGGCGTTTTCTGCGCCAACGCCAGGGTCGCTGCCGTTGCCTGGTCTTGTTGCTCAAGACTTTGATCGGTAATGCTGCGGTCTTGTAAGTTAGCTAGGCGCTGCTGCTGTAAGGGCACTAAGGCCAGCAGCAAAGCAGCGGGCAGTACCCAAATTACCAAATGTTTGGCCCAGAGCAAGGGCGGGCGGCGTTTACTTGAAGAGAGCTGCATGATGTGGGCGCAAGGGTAAGAAACCTATAGAGCGGGTTTCAGGTTTTAGGGTGGTTCTAGAATAAGTCTACCCACCGTGGCTGCGATCGCAATTGAGGCACTTCAATTAGCCTCTTTGTCTGCTTAGCAGCTCTGTAACCTAATGGCAGCTCCCATGGCCCAAACCCCTGCTCAACAACTCAATGCTGTCTTTAAAGGTTGGTGGCTGGGAGGGGTCGGCCTGGTAGCTGTTGTCTTCATG is part of the Leptolyngbya subtilissima AS-A7 genome and encodes:
- a CDS encoding peptidylprolyl isomerase, which gives rise to MTEATNPRVFFDITIGGTPAGRIVMELRTDVTPKTAENFRALCTGEKGMGTSGVPLHFKGSSFHRVIPEFMCQGGDFTRGNGTGGESIYGMKFADENFTLKHTTPGLLSMANAGPNTNGSQFFLTTVATPWLDGKHVVFGSVVEGMDVVSTIEQVGSRSGQTSEPVVIADCGQL